TGAACTGCCACGGCACGACGACGTAGACGACCATGAAACCGACGGCGCCGAGGAACGTGAGCAGGAACATCGCGGAGACCTGGCGCTCGGCCCGGCGCTCCATCGCCGTGCCCGGCACCGGGAACCGCTGGCGCCGGTGCACGATGTGGATGCCATCGACCTCCGCGCCGACGCGCATCTGCTCCTCGGGCGACATCCGGGCGAGTTCTTCTTCGGTGGGTGGCGGCTGGGTCATGCCTTCGCTCCGATCCACAGCACCACGAACAACAACCCGACGATGCCGACGACCCAGATCACCAGTCCCTCGGGCACGGGGCCGAGCCGGCCGATCCCGGCGCCGCCCGGGTCGGATTCGGTCTTGACGCTCTGCACGTAGCTGATGATCTCGCGCTTCTGGGCGGGGGTGATCTGGTTGTCCCCGAACACCGGCATGCTCTCCGGACCGGAGAGCATCGCGGCGTACATCACCCGGTCGGTGGCGGTGCCCAGCCCGGGAGCGCTCTTGCCCGACGAGAGCGCACCGCCCTTGCCTGCGAGGTTGTGGCACGACGCGCAGTTGAGCCGGAACAGCTCACCGCCGGCGCCGATGTCGCCACCGCGCAGGTTGCCGGACGGCACCACCGGTCCGCCGCCGTTGGCCTGGACGTAGGCGGCGAGCTGCTCGGTCTCGGCCTCGTCGAACTTCGCCGGGTGCACGTCGGCCTGCGCCC
This genomic stretch from Mycobacteriales bacterium harbors:
- a CDS encoding cytochrome c, producing MTDTKASPSRRPGQRRRSVLRRLSGVAALVIALGAIGTVYAALAPHGDAAPAADAALNVRKGQQLFDQTCITCHGANLQGVKNRGPSLIGVGAASVYFQVRTGRMPLAQQGAQADVHPAKFDEAETEQLAAYVQANGGGPVVPSGNLRGGDIGAGGELFRLNCASCHNLAGKGGALSSGKSAPGLGTATDRVMYAAMLSGPESMPVFGDNQITPAQKREIISYVQSVKTESDPGGAGIGRLGPVPEGLVIWVVGIVGLLFVVLWIGAKA